The following proteins are encoded in a genomic region of Thermococcus henrietii:
- a CDS encoding adenosylcobinamide amidohydrolase, translating to MSDHFILPFEKPMLSLSNAPHRGGLTRANGFFFMKVPKNYSGDYKADCLAFERENGLKNFVGFMTAADIGKVLSVSRSGSVTAYVTAGITNPAIAGEEPPPWKPGTINIALVIKEGLTVGAMANAIMTATEAKTYTLLSLGYNATGTTSDGIGVFALEGETEWAGTATKLGLNIGRAVRRALEESLRKWEGDEMLGYRQAY from the coding sequence ATGTCCGACCACTTCATCCTGCCCTTCGAGAAGCCGATGCTTTCGCTCAGCAACGCGCCCCACAGGGGAGGTTTAACCCGGGCAAACGGCTTCTTCTTTATGAAGGTTCCCAAGAACTACTCCGGCGACTACAAAGCCGACTGCCTCGCCTTCGAGCGCGAAAACGGTTTGAAAAACTTCGTCGGCTTCATGACGGCCGCAGACATCGGCAAGGTGCTCTCGGTTTCGAGGAGCGGGAGCGTTACTGCCTACGTTACCGCAGGAATAACCAACCCGGCAATAGCAGGCGAAGAGCCGCCACCGTGGAAGCCGGGAACGATAAACATCGCCCTTGTCATCAAAGAAGGCCTTACGGTCGGCGCGATGGCGAACGCGATAATGACTGCGACGGAGGCAAAAACCTACACCCTCCTGAGCCTCGGATACAATGCCACCGGGACGACGAGCGACGGCATCGGGGTTTTTGCCCTCGAGGGCGAAACGGAGTGGGCGGGAACGGCGACGAAACTCGGCCTCAACATCGGCAGGGCGGTTAGGAGGGCGCTTGAGGAGAGTTTAAGAAAGTGGGAGGGGGACGAGATGTTGGGCTACCGCCAGGCATACTAA
- the infB gene encoding translation initiation factor IF-2 → MKMAKRIRQPIIAVLGHVDHGKTTLLDRIRRTNVAGKEAGGITQHIGATEVPIDVVKQLAGPLIKLWKGEIKLPGLLFIDTPGHEAFTSLRARGGSLADLAVLIVDINEGFQPQTIESIEILRRYRTPFIVAANKIDRIKGWVVEEDEPFLVNIKKQDQRAVQELETKLWELIGKFYELGFQANRFDRVQDFTRELAIVPISAKYGIGVPELLVLIAGLSQKYLEQKLKIEVEGPARGTILEVREELGLGTTIDVIIYDGTLRKDDTIVVGGKDKAIVTKIRALLKPKPLDEIRDPRFRFDQVDEVTAAAGVKIAAPGLEEALAGSPVIAARSEEEVGRAKQEILNQIQSVVISTGKIGVIVKADTLGSLEALSKELQEKGIPIRKADVGNISKTDVMEALSVREEEPKYGVVLGFNVKVNEDAEEVAKAKGVPIFVGNIIYKLIEDYEAWVKAEEEKKKRELLKNVTFPGVIKLYPDERYVFRRSKPAIVGVEVLEGRIRPGVTLIKETGEKVGVIKSIKNKNDFVQEARKGDAVAIAIEGAIVGRHIHPGETLYVDLTKNDVIILLKQLKNELDESDLRALKMTAKVKAKEDPFWRAV, encoded by the coding sequence ATGAAGATGGCAAAGAGGATTAGACAGCCCATCATAGCGGTTCTCGGTCACGTTGACCACGGAAAGACGACGCTCCTTGACAGGATTAGGCGGACGAACGTCGCCGGCAAGGAAGCGGGCGGAATAACCCAGCACATCGGAGCGACGGAGGTTCCGATTGACGTCGTCAAACAGCTCGCCGGACCGCTCATAAAGCTCTGGAAGGGCGAGATAAAGCTTCCGGGCCTGCTCTTCATCGATACCCCCGGCCACGAGGCGTTTACAAGCCTGCGCGCGAGGGGAGGTAGCTTAGCCGATTTGGCAGTTCTCATTGTTGACATCAACGAGGGCTTTCAGCCCCAGACCATAGAGAGCATCGAGATACTCAGGAGGTACAGGACGCCCTTCATAGTCGCCGCTAACAAGATAGACAGGATAAAGGGCTGGGTAGTCGAGGAGGACGAGCCGTTTTTGGTTAACATCAAGAAGCAGGACCAGAGGGCCGTTCAGGAGCTCGAAACCAAGCTCTGGGAGCTCATCGGCAAGTTCTACGAGCTCGGCTTCCAGGCGAACCGCTTCGACCGCGTTCAGGACTTCACGCGCGAGCTGGCGATAGTTCCAATCTCCGCCAAATATGGCATAGGCGTTCCGGAGCTTCTCGTTCTCATCGCAGGTCTCAGCCAGAAGTACCTCGAGCAGAAGCTCAAGATAGAGGTCGAGGGGCCGGCGCGCGGAACGATTCTTGAGGTCAGGGAAGAGCTGGGCCTTGGAACAACGATAGACGTCATCATCTACGATGGAACGCTGAGGAAGGACGACACAATCGTCGTCGGCGGAAAGGACAAGGCGATAGTGACCAAAATCCGCGCCCTGCTCAAGCCGAAGCCCCTCGACGAGATTCGCGACCCGCGCTTCCGCTTTGACCAGGTTGACGAGGTCACCGCGGCGGCGGGTGTGAAGATAGCCGCACCGGGTCTCGAAGAGGCCTTAGCGGGTTCGCCGGTAATAGCCGCGAGGAGCGAGGAGGAAGTGGGGAGGGCCAAGCAGGAAATCCTGAACCAGATACAGAGCGTCGTCATAAGCACTGGTAAAATAGGTGTCATCGTCAAGGCTGACACCCTCGGAAGCCTCGAAGCTTTGAGCAAGGAGCTCCAGGAGAAGGGCATTCCGATAAGGAAGGCCGACGTTGGAAACATCAGCAAGACCGACGTCATGGAGGCTTTGAGCGTCCGCGAGGAGGAGCCGAAGTACGGAGTGGTTCTCGGCTTCAACGTCAAGGTGAACGAAGATGCAGAAGAGGTCGCGAAGGCCAAGGGCGTGCCGATTTTCGTCGGGAACATTATCTACAAACTCATAGAGGACTACGAGGCCTGGGTCAAGGCGGAAGAGGAGAAGAAGAAGCGTGAGCTCCTCAAGAACGTCACCTTCCCGGGCGTCATCAAGCTCTACCCAGACGAGCGCTACGTCTTCAGGAGGAGCAAGCCGGCAATAGTCGGTGTCGAGGTCCTTGAGGGCAGGATAAGACCGGGAGTGACCCTCATCAAGGAAACGGGCGAGAAAGTCGGCGTCATCAAGTCCATCAAGAACAAGAACGACTTCGTTCAGGAGGCAAGGAAGGGAGACGCTGTTGCCATAGCGATTGAGGGGGCGATAGTTGGCAGGCACATTCACCCCGGCGAGACCCTCTACGTTGACCTGACCAAGAACGACGTCATAATACTTCTCAAACAGCTCAAGAACGAGCTCGATGAGAGCGACCTGAGGGCCCTCAAGATGACCGCCAAGGTCAAGGCCAAGGAGGACCCCTTCTGGAGGGCGGTTTGA
- a CDS encoding cobyric acid synthase, translating to MGKALMVLGTSSGAGKSLLVTALCRIFSNLGYDVVPFKSQNMSLNSAPSIEGGEISRAQYLQAIACRKKPSVKFSPVLLKPEGNMRSQVVFMGKPIGSVSARDYMLSRKEELFRKAMAVLDELKENHDLVIIEGAGSPVEINLRDYDIANTRVMLHAKAKGILVTDIDRGGSFASIVGKMELLRPEERDAIIGFVFNKFRGDASLLKPGFDYLKKRYGKPTLGVIPYVEHRLPEEDSLTEFPKVKGELHIQIIKLPHISNFTDFEPLHWANGVDYVTKPEELNGDVIIIPGSKNTVEDLLWLRREGFEDAIIEAHREGAFVVGICGGFQMLGEKIIDTVESKRGTVRGMGLLPAKTVFEKTKRTNHLKAEVLWGPAKGTAVEGYEIRFGRSVSERPFSVIKAINGAKTFEPEGAIGERAFGTYLHGIFHNFAFTERFLNFLRVEKGLEPISVERWSIEGEIERFARVVEENLDVGRILGELGLQK from the coding sequence ATGGGAAAAGCGCTAATGGTTCTCGGAACGTCCTCAGGAGCAGGTAAGTCGCTCCTCGTTACGGCCTTATGCAGGATTTTCTCGAACCTGGGCTACGACGTCGTCCCCTTCAAGAGCCAAAACATGAGCCTCAACTCCGCACCGAGCATCGAGGGCGGTGAGATAAGCAGGGCACAGTATCTGCAGGCGATAGCGTGCCGAAAAAAGCCGAGCGTGAAGTTTAGCCCGGTTCTGCTCAAACCAGAAGGAAATATGAGGAGCCAGGTTGTCTTCATGGGAAAGCCTATTGGGAGCGTTTCTGCAAGGGACTACATGCTCTCGCGGAAGGAAGAACTCTTCAGGAAGGCGATGGCCGTTCTGGACGAGCTGAAGGAGAACCACGACCTCGTCATAATCGAGGGGGCCGGCAGTCCTGTCGAGATTAACCTCAGGGACTATGACATAGCCAACACGCGCGTCATGCTCCACGCAAAGGCGAAGGGAATCCTTGTTACCGATATAGACCGGGGAGGAAGCTTTGCCTCGATAGTAGGCAAGATGGAGCTTTTAAGGCCGGAGGAGAGAGATGCGATAATCGGCTTCGTCTTCAACAAGTTCCGCGGGGACGCTTCCCTCCTAAAGCCGGGCTTTGATTACCTCAAAAAACGCTACGGGAAGCCGACCCTCGGCGTTATCCCCTACGTCGAGCACCGCCTTCCCGAGGAGGACTCCCTGACGGAGTTCCCCAAGGTGAAGGGCGAGCTCCACATACAGATAATCAAGCTCCCCCACATAAGCAACTTCACGGACTTCGAGCCCCTGCACTGGGCGAACGGCGTTGACTACGTGACGAAGCCGGAGGAGCTCAATGGAGACGTGATAATAATCCCCGGAAGCAAGAACACGGTCGAGGATTTGCTCTGGTTGAGAAGAGAAGGCTTTGAGGACGCTATAATCGAGGCCCACCGCGAGGGAGCGTTCGTCGTTGGAATCTGCGGCGGCTTCCAGATGCTGGGGGAGAAGATTATCGACACCGTCGAGTCCAAGCGCGGAACCGTGAGGGGAATGGGCCTTCTCCCAGCCAAGACCGTCTTCGAGAAAACCAAGAGGACGAACCACCTCAAGGCTGAGGTTCTATGGGGGCCCGCTAAAGGAACGGCCGTCGAGGGTTACGAGATACGCTTCGGAAGGAGCGTCTCGGAGAGGCCGTTCTCGGTGATAAAGGCTATTAACGGCGCCAAAACCTTCGAGCCTGAGGGGGCGATAGGCGAGAGGGCCTTCGGGACTTACCTGCACGGAATCTTCCACAACTTCGCCTTCACGGAGCGCTTCCTCAACTTCTTGAGGGTGGAGAAGGGCCTTGAGCCGATATCAGTTGAGCGCTGGAGCATCGAGGGAGAAATCGAGAGGTTTGCAAGAGTTGTTGAGGAGAACCTCGACGTTGGGAGGATTTTGGGGGAGCTTGGACTTCAGAAATAA
- a CDS encoding ATP-binding protein, giving the protein MVRFVDREEELRALRERLSGENFELIVIYGRRRVGKTRLVLEAVKDVPHVYYLAVEGDNLRHFRETASRVFPEVKYAGENWESLLHALKGRVIIIDEFPNLIKEDPSVLSLFQRAIDTDLLNSKTKLILLGSSVSMMTEKVLSYKSPLYGRRTGSMKLKPLRFFHLREFFPRASWEELVEVYGMTDGIPFYIMQVRLPFWKWLEGELRNPVSFFRDEVDFLLRYEFTETRTYRRILEAIALGRTTPKEIRDFIGMRHSDVTPYLRNLIETGLVVREVPVTEKPNSKRGRYYVADNFLVFWFRFIYPNLSAIEEGVFDIGEIKRDYTHYLGPVFEKVAKQFLVELNKAGKLPFRFTKIGRWWRKGEEIDLVALNEREKRALFVEVKWKDLCEREARGILKDLKRKAELVGLDGWEKGYGLIAKRVEGKEGLNNESYHVWDLRDFDAVL; this is encoded by the coding sequence ATGGTTCGGTTCGTTGACAGGGAGGAGGAGCTTAGGGCACTGAGAGAACGGCTCTCGGGCGAGAACTTTGAGCTAATCGTTATCTACGGCCGGAGGCGCGTCGGAAAGACTCGTCTCGTTCTCGAAGCCGTTAAAGACGTCCCTCACGTTTATTACCTGGCCGTTGAGGGGGACAACCTGAGGCACTTTCGAGAAACGGCGAGCAGAGTTTTTCCGGAGGTGAAATACGCTGGAGAGAACTGGGAGAGTTTGCTCCACGCCCTCAAGGGCAGGGTAATAATCATCGACGAGTTTCCCAACCTGATTAAGGAAGACCCATCTGTTTTGAGTCTCTTCCAGCGGGCAATTGACACCGACCTTTTGAACTCAAAAACGAAGCTCATCCTCCTCGGCTCCTCTGTGAGCATGATGACGGAGAAGGTGCTCAGCTACAAGAGTCCCCTCTATGGGAGGAGGACGGGCTCAATGAAGCTCAAACCCCTGAGGTTCTTCCATCTGAGGGAGTTCTTTCCCCGCGCAAGCTGGGAGGAGCTCGTAGAGGTCTACGGCATGACCGATGGGATTCCGTTCTACATAATGCAGGTCCGGCTGCCCTTCTGGAAGTGGCTTGAGGGGGAGCTGAGAAACCCGGTAAGCTTCTTCCGCGACGAGGTGGATTTCCTGCTGAGGTACGAGTTCACGGAGACGAGAACTTACAGGCGAATCCTTGAGGCGATAGCCCTCGGCAGAACGACGCCGAAGGAGATAAGAGACTTCATCGGTATGAGACACTCAGATGTAACCCCCTACCTGAGAAACCTAATCGAGACTGGCCTCGTCGTTAGGGAGGTTCCGGTAACCGAAAAACCGAACTCGAAGAGGGGCCGCTACTACGTGGCTGACAACTTCCTCGTCTTCTGGTTCCGCTTCATATATCCAAACCTCTCGGCCATCGAGGAGGGGGTCTTTGACATCGGGGAGATTAAGCGGGACTACACCCACTACCTCGGCCCGGTGTTTGAGAAAGTTGCCAAGCAGTTCCTCGTCGAACTCAATAAAGCTGGAAAGCTGCCGTTCCGCTTTACAAAAATTGGCCGCTGGTGGAGGAAGGGGGAGGAAATTGACCTTGTTGCTTTGAACGAGCGGGAGAAGCGGGCGCTCTTTGTCGAGGTTAAGTGGAAGGACTTGTGTGAGAGGGAAGCGCGGGGGATTTTGAAAGATTTAAAAAGAAAGGCGGAGCTTGTAGGTCTTGATGGATGGGAAAAGGGCTACGGGTTGATTGCGAAGAGAGTGGAAGGAAAGGAAGGACTCAATAATGAAAGCTACCACGTCTGGGATTTGCGTGACTTCGACGCCGTGCTCTGA
- the cobT gene encoding nicotinate mononucleotide-dependent phosphoribosyltransferase CobT, with translation MESLFLLVLGNTEISTVPGISMAGATPELTKLTPVADAEYLFHEKPLTIDVIPVTPEGHPTPAIITKAARELASFPVLVVRGGTYLAPLVPHVHISDAVGRDFRKEPALPEFGDIIKRAKLFGEELNKTPVKELVIGESTPGGTTTAQAVLWALGYEARTSSASPDNPQSLKEKVIAEAFERAGIEKGQLRDNPLEALRQFGDPMMATVIGIALGFRGNIVLAGGTQMLAVSALLKALGEDLSRFMIATTKWVANDKSATFLETAKEIGIVTYSADLDFSKSEFKGLRDYEKGYVKEGVGAGGATWLAVKAGFSPEEVSAKVEELYRRLMEMG, from the coding sequence ATGGAGAGCCTCTTCCTTCTCGTTCTGGGCAACACGGAGATAAGCACCGTGCCTGGAATAAGCATGGCCGGAGCGACGCCTGAACTGACGAAACTGACACCGGTGGCCGACGCGGAGTATCTATTCCACGAGAAGCCCCTGACGATTGACGTAATCCCTGTAACGCCTGAGGGCCACCCGACGCCGGCCATAATCACCAAAGCCGCGAGGGAGCTCGCCAGCTTCCCGGTTCTCGTCGTCAGGGGTGGAACTTATCTTGCCCCGCTCGTCCCGCACGTCCACATCAGCGATGCCGTCGGGCGGGACTTCAGGAAGGAGCCGGCACTTCCGGAGTTCGGCGACATAATCAAGCGCGCCAAGCTCTTCGGTGAGGAGCTGAACAAGACACCGGTGAAGGAGCTCGTAATCGGCGAATCGACGCCGGGAGGAACGACAACCGCTCAGGCCGTCCTATGGGCGCTCGGCTACGAGGCGAGAACCAGCTCGGCCTCACCGGACAATCCCCAGAGCCTGAAGGAGAAAGTCATCGCCGAGGCGTTCGAAAGGGCGGGAATTGAGAAAGGTCAGCTGAGGGACAACCCCCTCGAAGCCCTCAGGCAGTTCGGCGACCCGATGATGGCGACGGTAATCGGTATTGCGCTCGGCTTTAGGGGGAACATCGTTTTAGCGGGCGGGACGCAGATGCTGGCAGTTTCGGCGCTTCTCAAGGCTCTCGGCGAGGATTTAAGCAGGTTCATGATTGCCACAACCAAGTGGGTCGCCAACGATAAGAGCGCAACCTTCCTCGAGACGGCGAAGGAAATCGGAATAGTGACCTATTCGGCCGATTTGGACTTCTCGAAGAGCGAATTCAAGGGGTTGAGGGACTACGAAAAGGGCTACGTCAAGGAGGGCGTTGGAGCGGGAGGCGCGACGTGGCTGGCCGTTAAAGCCGGCTTCTCGCCGGAAGAAGTCAGCGCGAAGGTTGAGGAGCTGTACAGAAGGCTCATGGAGATGGGGTGA
- a CDS encoding NTP transferase domain-containing protein, translating into MIVIMAGGRSSRMGREKPVLKVGGVPMLLRVYSEAEKVGETVVALSKSTPKTRELCLREGIPFVETPGNGYVEDVKWLLRKFGPFISVSADLPFVKANDIARISGAFDRKTSLTGVLPLKLVPKDVKPVVYRGYAIVGLNAVGTEGERFFELRNPLLALNVNTPEELKLAEKIAGLVGR; encoded by the coding sequence ATGATAGTTATCATGGCCGGCGGGCGTTCCAGCAGGATGGGGAGGGAAAAGCCTGTCCTGAAGGTCGGCGGAGTGCCGATGCTACTCCGCGTTTATAGCGAGGCTGAGAAGGTCGGTGAGACAGTCGTTGCCCTCTCCAAGAGCACGCCGAAAACGAGGGAGCTGTGCCTCCGCGAGGGGATTCCCTTCGTTGAGACGCCTGGAAACGGCTACGTTGAGGACGTTAAGTGGCTCCTCCGCAAGTTCGGGCCATTTATCAGCGTCTCCGCGGATTTGCCCTTCGTCAAGGCGAACGACATAGCGCGGATTTCAGGGGCCTTTGATAGAAAAACGAGCCTGACGGGGGTTCTACCGCTAAAGCTGGTTCCGAAGGATGTGAAGCCCGTCGTTTACAGGGGCTACGCGATAGTTGGCCTTAACGCCGTTGGAACCGAGGGCGAGCGGTTCTTCGAGCTGAGAAACCCGCTGCTCGCTTTGAACGTCAACACGCCGGAAGAGTTAAAGCTCGCAGAGAAGATAGCGGGGCTGGTGGGAAGATGA